The window TTTTTTAAATTCCACATGGATAATAACGCAGATGTAACAATTATTTATAGTGAATATCCCCAAATTGATCCTGCAAATAGTACCACTCTAGAGATTGATGCTGCTAACAGGGTAATTGATATTAAGGTAAATCCGTCAAGAAAGAAGAAAAGCAAAAAAATATCCATGGAAATATATCTCATGAAAAAAGAACTTTTAATGGACATAACTGATACCTGTGTATCAAAGGGTCAGTCCGATTTAACAAAGGATGGAATAATTAAAAACATCAAAAACCTAAATGTTTATGCCTATCGCTATACAGGTTATTTTGGAAAGGTCACTTCTTTGACTAGTTATTACCACCATAATATGGCTCTGTTAAATCCTGAAATCTGGACGGAGCTTTTCTTTGAATCAGGACCAATTTATACAAAAGTAAAAAATGAGCCTCCAACAAAATATACCCAAAGCTCCAAGGTTCTAAACTCTTTAATAGCGAGTGGCTGTATTATTGAAGGGCAAGTTGAAAATAGTATCTTATTCAGGGGTGCAAGGGTCTTTAAGAATTCTACCGTAAAAAAATTGTATTTTGTTGCCAAGATCTGAGATAAGAGAGAAGGCTTATATTCATAATGTAATACTTGACAAAAACGTTTGTATATCAAATGAAAAGATACTTATTGGTGATAGCAAACACCCAATCTATATTGGCAAAAAGAATGTAGTATAGAAAACATGAGAAAACATGAAAAGTGTTTTTACAATATCTGAATATGCAAGCGAGATTTGGAAAATCTAACATTATTATTGTTAAATCTCTAAATTACTATAAACTTTTTTTTGAGGTGAAGTTTAATGGATTTCTTGTACCATAATTCTCATGATGAATATTATAGGTACCCCTTTGGAGCAGTTTCCTGTGATACAAAAATTAAAATCAGACTAAGGGTTCACTCAAGAAGCTATCCCCAGAATGTGGAGCTGCTTTTCATTGTCAATAATAATAAACAAAGCTATCCAATGATATTAATGGATGAGAGCAGCAATCAATATATATATGAAGGAGAAGTTAATGCCTCTTCTTTTCCATGTCTCATGTGGTATTACTTTCATGTTGTGATTGATGGGAAATCATTTTATTACGGTAATAATAATAATATGTTAGGTGGTATAGGCGAAGCATACTCCAGATCCCCTAAATCATACCAAATCACAGTACACAAAAAGGATTTATCAACCCCAAGTTGGTTAAAAGATGCAGTAATGTATCAAATATTTGTAGATCGCTTTTTTAATGGAAATGACCACAACACAATTGAAAAT of the Desulfitibacter alkalitolerans DSM 16504 genome contains:
- the glgD gene encoding glucose-1-phosphate adenylyltransferase subunit GlgD, with translation MKDLMGIITAPENFKYLQDITADRVVAAVPYGGRYRLIDFILSNMVNSGIQNVGLFIGEKSRSLLDHLRSGKDWDLHRKRNGLFILPTDCSSFSGTPMGNLEYFYKHLDYFHGSTEKYVLIGGSNTIFNTTFNKFFKFHMDNNADVTIIYSEYPQIDPANSTTLEIDAANRVIDIKVNPSRKKKSKKISMEIYLMKKELLMDITDTCVSKGQSDLTKDGIIKNIKNLNVYAYRYTGYFGKVTSLTSYYHHNMALLNPEIWTELFFESGPIYTKVKNEPPTKYTQSSKVLNSLIASGCIIEGQVENSILFRGARVFKNSTVKKLYFVAKI